From a region of the Coffea arabica cultivar ET-39 chromosome 3e, Coffea Arabica ET-39 HiFi, whole genome shotgun sequence genome:
- the LOC113736397 gene encoding 9-cis-epoxycarotenoid dioxygenase NCED6, chloroplastic-like produces the protein MQAYHHHHHLSPPVPSKPVSPQKSVHPVQATVSCKILINPSEKTLPMRLKSPPPPPPPLLSPPLQPPPITFPPPLDGPPKLNPFQKFAAGALDMLENSVITKWEKNHKLNRKVDPAVQLEGNFAPVQECPVRHGLEVVGRIPSCLEGVYLRNGANPLFSPISGHHLFDGDGMIHAVKLQPETNSASYACRFTRTNRLVQEAALGKPIFPKPIGELHGYLGLARLAFLSARAGLGLVDASLGMGLANAGLAYFNGRLLAMSEDDLPYSVRITEDGDLETVGRFDFDGELDVPVIAHPKLDPTTGELFTLSYNVVRRPHLRAFKFDKWGHKSRDISISLKQPTMMHDFAITENHVIIPDHQVVFKLSELLRGGSPVVHDPEKISRFGVLAKDDFDESRIQWIEVPNCFCFHLWNAWEEISESGDKVIAVIGSCMTPPDSIFSSESDEEFRSELSEIRLDLTTGESTRKVIVSGLNLEAGQVNKKKLGNKTQFAYLAIAEPWPKCSGIAKVDLVTGNVTKFMYGDERFGGEPYFVPGETEKEEDDGYLVSFVRDEKNGMSELVVVKASTMKQVALVKLPSRVPYGFHGTFVTSEDLTKQKSC, from the coding sequence ATGCAAGcttaccaccaccaccaccacctttcaccACCAGTACCCTCTAAACCTGTTAGCCCACAAAAATCTGTACATCCTGTCCAAGCAACAGTTTCATGCAAAATTCTTATCAATCCATCCGAGAAAACGCTTCCTATGAGGTTAAAATCACCTCCTCCACCACCGCCTCCGCTTCTTTCGCCGCCGCTGCAGCCACCGCCCATAACTTTTCCACCGCCACTAGATGGCCCTCCTAAACTGAACCCATTCCAAAAATTTGCAGCTGGAGCGCTAGACATGCTCGAAAATTCAGTCATAACCAAATGGGAAAAGAATCACAAGCTGAACCGGAAAGTCGACCCGGCGGTTCAGCTAGAAGGAAATTTCGCACCGGTTCAGGAGTGCCCGGTTAGGCACGGCCTCGAGGTGGTCGGTCGGATTCCTTCTTGCCTAGAAGGAGTCTACCTAAGAAATGGAGCCAACCCTTTATTCTCTCCGATCAGCGGTCACCACCTCTTCGACGGCGACGGCATGATTCATGCGGTGAAGTTGCAGCCGGAGACGAATAGTGCTAGCTATGCATGCCGGTTCACTCGGACGAACCGGTTGGTCCAAGAAGCCGCGTTAGGAAAACCGATTTTTCCCAAGCCAATTGGGGAGCTGCATGGCTACTTGGGCTTGGCTCGTCTTGCATTCCTGTCGGCTCGAGCCGGATTGGGCTTGGTGGATGCCTCACTGGGTATGGGACTAGCCAACGCTGGCTTAGCTTACTTCAACGGGCGGCTCTTAGCCATGTCGGAGGATGATCTTCCCTACAGCGTCCGCATTACCGAAGATGGTGATCTCGAAACGGTCGGACGGTTCGATTTTGACGGGGAGCTTGATGTTCCCGTGATTGCCCATCCAAAACTGGACCCCACCACAGGAGAGCTCTTCACCCTGAGCTACAACGTTGTCAGAAGGCCTCACCTTAGAGCCTTCAAATTCGACAAGTGGGGCCACAAGTCACGTGACATTTCGATCTCCCTCAAACAGCCTACCATGATGCATGACTTTGCCATCACGGAAAATCACGTGATCATCCCGGATCACCAAGTGGTATTCAAGCTATCCGAGTTGTTGCGGGGCGGGTCACCCGTGGTCCATGACCCGGAAAAGATTTCCCGTTTTGGAGTATTGGCGAAGGATGACTTTGATGAATCAAGAATCCAATGGATTGAAGTCCCAAATTGTTTTTGCTTCCATCTATGGAATGCATGGGAGGAAATCAGTGAGAGTGGTGATAAGGTCATTGCAGTAATTGGATCTTGCATGACACCACCTGACTCAATTTTTAGTAGCGAAAGTGACGAGGAATTCCGCTCCGAATTATCCGAGATCCGATTAGATTTAACCACGGGTGAATCAACCCGAAAAGTCATTGTGTCCGGGTTGAACCTAGAGGCTGGACAGGTGAACAAGAAGAAACTTGGCAATAAAACGCAATTTGCCTATTTGGCTATAGCTGAGCCATGGCCTAAATGTAGTGGGATCGCAAAGGTTGATTTGGTCACGGGGAATGTTACAAAATTTATGTATGGAGATGAAAGATTTGGTGGCGAGCCATATTTCGTACCTGGGGAGACAGAAAAGGAGGAAGATGATGGATACCTTGTGAGTTTTGTTAGAGATGAAAAAAATGGAATGTCTGAATTAGTAGTGGTTAAAGCTTCAACTATGAAGCAAGTAGCATTAGTCAAATTGCCCTCCCGGGTGCCATATGGTTTTCATGGCACATTTGTTACTTCAGAAGATTTAACCAAGCAAAAATCTTGTTGA